The following coding sequences lie in one Myxococcus xanthus genomic window:
- the epsW gene encoding exopolysaccharide biosynthesis response regulator EpsW, translated as MESDLHTVLLVEDAPFFRKMLGDYLRDMGFKEVVELPSGRAALKHLETAARPDLVCLDLTLPDISGYDLCEHIRRSATMADVPVLVVSARDLPEDKAHAEEAGANGYLGKPFTQEEFTRRVQSLLKSTGARRTP; from the coding sequence ATGGAGTCCGACCTGCACACGGTCCTCTTGGTGGAGGACGCCCCCTTCTTCCGCAAGATGCTGGGCGACTACCTGCGGGACATGGGGTTCAAGGAGGTCGTGGAGCTGCCCAGTGGCCGCGCCGCGCTCAAGCACCTGGAGACGGCCGCGCGTCCCGACCTCGTGTGTCTGGACCTGACGCTGCCGGACATCTCCGGCTATGACCTCTGCGAGCACATCCGCCGCTCGGCGACAATGGCGGACGTGCCGGTGCTGGTGGTGAGCGCCCGGGACTTGCCGGAGGACAAGGCGCACGCCGAGGAGGCCGGCGCCAACGGCTACCTGGGCAAGCCCTTCACCCAGGAGGAGTTCACCCGGCGGGTGCAGTCGCTCCTCAAGAGCACTGGGGCCAGGAGGACGCCGTGA
- the epsV gene encoding PCP family exopolysaccharide biosynthesis protein EpsV, whose protein sequence is MTVPAPGSPGPRPQVVPPRPAFTPERPETNAPADLIDWGFVIDAVFYLKNAVLRHWFLALVVMGTVSALAMGVSKIMPRKYRVETRMLTQRNFIISSLANPGRSIPVDADQPTRAAWEMVMKHDNLRSIVAQAKLVEYWELQRSPLSRLKEKVLRKPPKPMSDEDKRDALTAMLEQAMIVGVEGGTGTVSIGVEWSDPQLALNIVQEAQQNFLDMRQAAEMGAVQEAITILEKQVVDEAEGIQQAIGQLNAAVKRVEARRKKEEEKKGRRGGPTAAANAALGINTDHLLAQMRFMIQTKRRAIGDVEDFRSRRLTELRNQLSEQRVIYSPQHPIITDLEQRISALQEDSPQLIALRSEMTELINEYVRNGGDPGELESGLATAALGGATFGGPATSDDPEVSVAADRVRMLVMRHQEKMRRLDQARTELEISRASMKHRFSVLSPPTFPERPSKPKVQLIVAAGVVGGIGMGIFAALALDIIRRRILEKWQVERILKLPVLAELERR, encoded by the coding sequence GTGACGGTCCCCGCGCCCGGGTCTCCCGGGCCGCGCCCCCAGGTGGTGCCGCCGCGGCCCGCGTTCACTCCGGAGCGCCCGGAGACGAACGCGCCCGCGGACCTCATCGACTGGGGCTTCGTCATCGACGCGGTCTTCTATTTGAAGAACGCGGTGTTGCGGCACTGGTTCCTCGCCCTGGTGGTGATGGGCACGGTGTCCGCCCTGGCGATGGGCGTCAGCAAAATCATGCCACGCAAGTACCGCGTGGAGACGCGGATGCTGACGCAGCGCAACTTCATCATCTCCTCGCTGGCCAACCCCGGGCGCTCCATCCCCGTGGACGCGGACCAGCCCACGCGCGCCGCGTGGGAGATGGTGATGAAGCACGACAACCTCCGGTCCATCGTCGCGCAGGCGAAGCTGGTGGAGTACTGGGAGCTGCAGCGCTCGCCCTTGAGCCGGCTGAAGGAGAAGGTGCTGCGCAAGCCGCCCAAGCCCATGTCGGACGAGGACAAGCGCGACGCGCTCACCGCCATGCTCGAGCAGGCGATGATTGTCGGCGTGGAGGGCGGCACGGGCACCGTCTCCATCGGCGTGGAGTGGAGCGACCCGCAGCTGGCGCTCAACATCGTGCAGGAGGCGCAGCAGAACTTCCTCGACATGCGCCAGGCGGCGGAGATGGGCGCGGTGCAGGAGGCCATCACCATCCTGGAGAAGCAGGTGGTGGACGAGGCCGAGGGCATCCAGCAGGCCATTGGCCAGCTCAACGCGGCGGTGAAGCGCGTGGAGGCGCGGCGGAAGAAGGAAGAGGAGAAGAAGGGCCGCCGGGGAGGCCCCACGGCCGCGGCCAACGCCGCGCTGGGCATCAACACCGACCACCTGCTGGCGCAGATGCGCTTCATGATTCAGACGAAGCGCCGGGCCATTGGGGACGTGGAGGACTTCCGCTCGCGGCGGCTGACGGAGCTGCGCAACCAGCTGTCCGAGCAGCGCGTCATCTATTCGCCGCAGCACCCCATCATCACCGACCTGGAGCAGCGCATCTCCGCGCTCCAGGAGGACTCGCCGCAGTTGATTGCGCTGCGCTCGGAGATGACGGAGCTCATCAACGAGTACGTGCGCAACGGCGGTGACCCGGGTGAGCTGGAGTCCGGGCTGGCGACGGCGGCCCTGGGCGGCGCGACGTTCGGCGGGCCGGCCACGTCGGATGACCCGGAGGTGTCGGTGGCGGCGGACCGGGTGCGCATGCTGGTGATGCGGCACCAGGAGAAGATGCGGCGGCTGGACCAGGCGCGCACGGAGCTGGAGATTTCCCGCGCGTCCATGAAGCACCGCTTCAGCGTGCTGTCGCCGCCCACCTTCCCGGAGCGGCCGTCCAAGCCGAAGGTGCAGCTCATCGTCGCCGCGGGCGTGGTGGGCGGCATCGGCATGGGCATCTTCGCGGCGCTGGCGCTGGACATCATCCGCCGGCGCATTCTGGAGAAGTGGCAGGTCGAGCGGATTCTGAAGCTACCCGTGCTGGCGGAGCTGGAGCGGCGCTGA
- the epsU gene encoding exopolysaccharide biosynthesis GT2 family glycosyltransferase EpsU — protein sequence MHVVTSWTWLDVALCLAQLPVAVACGYLLTLTLLSYRPQPPATLIGPRKFDIIIPAHNEELGIARTVTNLSAVDYPAHLRRIIVVADNCSDATAQKAREAGAFVLERQDTTKRGKGYALAHAFEFSQQDGFAEAVVVVDADTVVSPNLLTAFAKRIEGVEGKEVDGVKGGLEVAHAMQAHYGVMNPTASWRTRLMTIALGMFHKVRSQGREALGVSCGLRGNGMCFTHHALSKVPHDAFSVVEDLEYGIRLAQNGFRVHYVWEAEVLGEMVSGEKQSRSQRQRWEGGRAQMRKLHGWPLLKDGLRKRDGTLLDIAMDVLVPPLSQLVLAAVGCAVMAGAFAWWSHNPMPWALGVAGFSVASLGAYVLRGWWVSGVGVRGLLDLAWAPVYVVWKVWLMLRGPGAEKRGEWVRTSREGENR from the coding sequence GTGCATGTCGTGACATCGTGGACGTGGCTGGATGTGGCGCTGTGCTTGGCGCAGCTTCCCGTGGCGGTGGCGTGTGGCTATCTGCTGACCCTGACGCTGCTCTCCTATCGGCCCCAGCCGCCGGCGACGCTCATCGGGCCGCGGAAGTTCGACATCATCATCCCCGCGCACAACGAGGAGCTGGGCATCGCCCGGACGGTGACGAACCTGTCCGCGGTGGACTACCCGGCGCACCTGCGGCGCATCATCGTGGTGGCGGACAACTGTTCCGACGCGACGGCGCAGAAGGCGCGCGAGGCCGGCGCCTTCGTCCTGGAGCGGCAGGACACGACGAAGCGGGGCAAGGGCTACGCGCTGGCCCACGCCTTCGAGTTCAGCCAGCAGGACGGCTTCGCCGAAGCGGTGGTGGTGGTGGACGCGGACACGGTGGTGTCGCCCAACCTGCTGACCGCCTTCGCGAAGCGCATCGAGGGCGTCGAGGGCAAGGAGGTCGATGGCGTGAAGGGCGGGCTCGAAGTCGCGCACGCCATGCAGGCGCACTACGGGGTGATGAATCCCACGGCGTCCTGGCGCACGCGGCTGATGACCATTGCCCTGGGCATGTTCCACAAGGTGCGCTCGCAGGGCCGCGAGGCCCTGGGCGTGTCGTGCGGCCTGCGCGGCAACGGCATGTGCTTCACGCACCACGCGCTGTCCAAGGTGCCGCATGACGCCTTCAGCGTGGTGGAGGACCTGGAGTACGGCATCCGCCTGGCCCAGAACGGCTTCCGCGTGCACTACGTCTGGGAGGCGGAGGTGCTGGGGGAGATGGTGTCCGGGGAGAAGCAGAGCCGCTCACAGCGCCAGCGCTGGGAGGGTGGCCGCGCGCAGATGCGCAAGCTGCACGGATGGCCGCTGCTGAAGGACGGCCTCCGGAAGAGGGACGGCACGCTGTTGGACATCGCCATGGACGTGCTGGTTCCGCCGCTGAGCCAGTTGGTGCTGGCGGCGGTGGGTTGCGCGGTGATGGCCGGGGCGTTCGCCTGGTGGTCCCACAACCCGATGCCGTGGGCGCTGGGCGTGGCGGGCTTCAGCGTGGCAAGCCTGGGAGCGTATGTCCTGCGCGGCTGGTGGGTGTCTGGCGTGGGCGTTCGCGGTCTGCTGGACCTGGCCTGGGCGCCTGTCTACGTGGTGTGGAAGGTGTGGCTCATGCTGCGCGGCCCCGGCGCGGAGAAGCGCGGCGAGTGGGTGCGGACCTCGCGTGAGGGTGAGAACCGGTAA
- a CDS encoding DUSAM domain-containing protein, translated as MDDSPDWDPVRALAHGVLNQGIPLELTDDVRSLLRRTAREVAISDADTALQTEAGATELLREAMRRIKDGSWRLMRALHRMYQHKRAGDFDSARQEMREVLAEEVVPFYRDVAAGQLEDLDDEP; from the coding sequence ATGGACGACAGCCCCGACTGGGACCCGGTGCGCGCCCTCGCACATGGTGTGTTGAATCAAGGCATCCCGCTGGAGCTGACGGATGACGTGCGGAGCTTGCTCAGGCGCACCGCGCGAGAGGTTGCCATCAGCGACGCAGACACCGCGCTACAGACCGAAGCGGGCGCAACAGAACTTCTGCGAGAAGCCATGCGCCGAATCAAGGATGGCTCCTGGCGCCTGATGCGTGCGCTTCACCGCATGTATCAGCACAAGCGCGCGGGTGACTTCGACAGCGCCCGCCAAGAAATGAGAGAGGTGCTCGCCGAAGAAGTGGTGCCCTTCTACCGCGACGTTGCAGCCGGGCAGCTCGAAGACCTCGACGACGAACCGTAA
- a CDS encoding YfbK domain-containing protein produces MHSVARSVLCVFLLLFALPSLAQADAGTNPNTSTLIGTVRNAHQRRPIADVAVTASSPNLQGELRVSTDAQGSYRIPQLPPGDYTLTFEKEGFKPYTRSAIQLRLNRTRQVDVELLSASQEEPVRIIGAPPTIDVGSTTMGVNVDQEFIKRIAVARPGGKGGASRSYEPPDAMRNPHSVSLNGPSVSTLPSQPLGRPGLPKPPSAPRRVISAVEPSEPTKPPAPAVTPAPVSPFHMYFQGYGVNPTVTTEEERFSTFSVDTDSASYTLTRAYLERGSLPNEQAVRVEEFVNTFDYGYAHQGSAPFSVQVEGFPSPVRKGYHVVHVGVKAWEVPRVERKPSHLVFVIDVSGSMNLESRLGLVKRSLHLLVNELDERDQVSIVVYGSTARLVLEPTSAVHPHIIRAAIDSLYPEGSTNAQAGLEMGYSLAASHLVEGGINRVILCSDGVANTGLTDADSIWQRIRARAAKGITLSTVGFGMGNYNDVLMERLSQVGEGHYAYVDRIEEAHRIFVRDLTGTLQVVAKDVKLQMEFNPEAVSHYRLLGYENRMLTKEQFADDRVDAGEIGAGHAVTALYEVKLTEPSASFGTLRIRYKAPEGGDSQLIEKPLPSSVIRPAYGRATPPTRLSYVAAAFAEKLRGSYWVRPLSYDALFSLWEEIGQPLKGREDVMGLGTLIQKARTLDRRADRFEAFAPVSTMDFDRVPTLP; encoded by the coding sequence ATGCATTCCGTCGCTCGCAGTGTGCTGTGCGTCTTCCTGCTGTTGTTCGCCCTTCCCTCCCTGGCTCAAGCCGATGCCGGCACGAATCCGAACACCAGCACCCTCATCGGCACGGTGCGCAACGCGCATCAGCGCCGTCCCATCGCCGATGTCGCCGTGACCGCGAGTTCCCCCAACCTGCAGGGGGAATTGAGAGTCTCGACCGATGCACAAGGGAGCTACCGCATCCCGCAGCTCCCGCCGGGCGACTACACGCTCACGTTCGAGAAGGAAGGGTTCAAGCCCTACACACGCTCGGCCATCCAACTGCGCCTCAACCGGACCCGCCAGGTCGACGTGGAACTCCTCTCCGCATCCCAGGAGGAGCCGGTACGTATCATCGGCGCTCCACCGACTATCGACGTGGGCTCCACGACCATGGGAGTGAACGTGGACCAGGAGTTCATCAAGCGCATCGCCGTCGCCCGTCCGGGTGGCAAGGGCGGCGCTTCCCGCTCCTACGAGCCCCCCGACGCGATGAGAAACCCCCACAGTGTGTCCCTCAACGGCCCGTCGGTCTCCACCCTGCCCTCGCAGCCCCTGGGCCGTCCGGGGCTCCCGAAGCCTCCGAGCGCGCCTCGACGGGTCATCAGCGCCGTCGAACCCTCTGAGCCCACCAAGCCCCCTGCGCCCGCAGTGACGCCAGCGCCGGTCTCCCCCTTCCACATGTACTTTCAGGGGTACGGCGTCAATCCCACCGTCACCACGGAGGAGGAGCGCTTCTCCACCTTCTCCGTCGACACGGATTCCGCGTCGTACACGCTGACGCGGGCCTACCTGGAGCGCGGCAGCCTTCCCAATGAGCAGGCCGTCCGCGTGGAGGAGTTCGTCAACACCTTCGACTACGGCTACGCGCACCAGGGCAGCGCGCCCTTCAGCGTCCAGGTGGAAGGCTTCCCGTCCCCCGTACGCAAGGGCTACCACGTGGTCCACGTCGGTGTGAAAGCCTGGGAGGTCCCCCGCGTGGAGCGCAAGCCGAGCCACCTGGTCTTCGTCATCGATGTGTCCGGCTCCATGAACCTGGAGAGCAGGCTGGGCCTGGTGAAGCGGTCACTGCACCTGCTCGTGAACGAACTGGATGAGCGCGACCAGGTCTCCATCGTCGTGTACGGCTCCACCGCGCGCCTGGTGCTGGAGCCCACCAGCGCCGTGCATCCGCACATCATCCGCGCCGCCATCGACAGCCTGTACCCCGAGGGCTCCACCAACGCGCAGGCCGGCCTTGAGATGGGCTATTCGCTCGCGGCCTCGCACCTCGTGGAAGGCGGCATCAACCGCGTCATCCTGTGCTCGGACGGCGTGGCCAACACCGGGCTCACCGACGCCGACAGCATCTGGCAGCGCATCCGTGCTCGCGCGGCGAAGGGCATCACCCTGTCCACCGTTGGCTTCGGCATGGGCAACTACAACGACGTGCTGATGGAGCGCCTGTCCCAGGTGGGCGAGGGCCACTACGCCTACGTGGATCGGATTGAAGAGGCGCACCGCATCTTCGTGCGCGACCTCACCGGCACGCTCCAGGTGGTGGCCAAGGACGTGAAGCTCCAGATGGAGTTCAACCCGGAGGCCGTGTCCCACTACCGGCTGCTCGGCTACGAGAACCGCATGCTCACCAAGGAGCAGTTCGCCGATGACCGCGTGGACGCGGGCGAAATCGGCGCGGGCCACGCCGTCACCGCACTCTACGAAGTGAAGCTGACCGAGCCCTCCGCGTCCTTCGGCACGCTGCGCATCCGCTACAAGGCGCCGGAGGGTGGAGACTCGCAGCTCATCGAGAAGCCGCTGCCGTCGAGCGTCATCCGTCCCGCCTATGGCCGCGCCACGCCGCCCACACGCCTGTCCTACGTGGCCGCCGCCTTCGCCGAGAAGCTGCGTGGCTCCTACTGGGTGCGCCCGCTGTCCTACGACGCCCTGTTCTCCCTCTGGGAGGAGATTGGCCAGCCGCTGAAGGGGCGCGAGGACGTCATGGGGCTGGGCACCCTCATCCAGAAGGCCCGCACCCTGGACCGCCGCGCGGACCGCTTCGAGGCCTTCGCCCCGGTGAGCACCATGGACTTCGACCGCGTCCCCACCCTGCCCTGA
- a CDS encoding alpha/beta fold hydrolase, with protein sequence MTTWMSGVCETNGIHIHYLRTGGAKPPVVLLHGLMGNGACWTPLARVLEGEFDVVMPDARGHGGSSTPHHGYRYGDHASDVVGLIRGLEFSRPVLLGHSMGGMTAAVVASRGMGGIRGLILVDPTFLSPERQREVHDSDVADQHRRALGLNKSDLVAHARARNPHRSPEIIDLLAEARLKTRMGAFDVLTPPNPEYRDVVSAIDVPTLLVIGDRSPVVTLEMAMELRSLNPRVRIEQVQDAAHGLPFEQPERLGAVVASFLRELT encoded by the coding sequence ATGACGACCTGGATGAGCGGAGTCTGCGAAACGAACGGCATCCACATCCACTACCTCCGGACCGGAGGTGCCAAACCTCCCGTCGTTCTGCTCCATGGACTGATGGGGAACGGCGCCTGCTGGACCCCTTTGGCGCGCGTGCTCGAAGGTGAGTTCGACGTCGTCATGCCCGATGCCAGAGGGCACGGCGGTTCGAGCACGCCGCACCACGGCTACCGGTACGGCGACCACGCGAGCGACGTCGTGGGCCTCATCCGCGGCCTGGAGTTCTCTCGTCCGGTCCTGCTTGGCCACTCGATGGGTGGAATGACCGCCGCGGTGGTGGCCAGTCGAGGGATGGGGGGCATCCGCGGCCTCATCCTGGTCGACCCGACGTTCTTGAGTCCCGAGCGCCAACGCGAGGTGCACGACAGCGACGTCGCCGACCAACACCGCCGGGCCCTCGGCTTGAACAAGTCTGACCTCGTTGCACATGCCCGAGCCCGCAACCCGCATCGCTCGCCCGAAATCATCGACCTTCTCGCCGAGGCGAGACTGAAAACCCGCATGGGCGCCTTCGACGTTCTCACGCCGCCCAATCCCGAGTATCGCGACGTGGTGAGCGCGATTGACGTCCCGACCCTCCTCGTCATTGGGGACCGCAGCCCCGTCGTCACGCTCGAGATGGCAATGGAGCTGCGGAGCCTCAACCCACGCGTGCGAATCGAACAGGTACAGGACGCCGCCCACGGCCTTCCGTTCGAACAACCCGAGCGCCTGGGAGCCGTGGTCGCATCGTTCTTGCGCGAGCTGACCTAG
- a CDS encoding TolC family protein, translated as MKRFIVWGVLGTLAAGSAGAAQAGTLSVERLAPESMHSVATPPDRLTHARHRSNMPPPEHASQESMRPEVSLPDRVTQAHPPELLALAQTRSETQSARSLEELKRSEAAPPERITLAQALSLLDERSPWAAAERSRIDVVAADRVEAGILPNPSFSYGTQLLAAGVNTGSSVVHELSLEQPLLIFGQRGVRRELAERNVSAEQARVNASLAERALAVREAFAALLTNQEELRVLEETAVDLGRVEKVVKGRAAAGDSSRYDVERIEVESRALEVEVLNARASVDDASGRLAALLGIEGWHPRAQGSLRTTESLPDLPLLWESAQQRRPSLVAARARQAVARGGLDVARRDRLPVPAVAAGVMLTRNEKSTIAMVGVGLPLPLFDRNQGSIARASAEIQAEARALEAELAEARAELSRAHAVLEGRKGALARLEHDVVERLPTVRRMAEDAYREGRGNILELLDAFRSLKDMRVLHLKQQETVKVAEASVLFAAGLDTAP; from the coding sequence ATGAAGCGGTTCATCGTATGGGGCGTCCTGGGCACGTTGGCGGCCGGGAGTGCCGGGGCGGCGCAGGCCGGGACGCTTTCTGTGGAGCGTCTCGCGCCAGAGTCGATGCACTCTGTCGCCACACCGCCGGACCGGCTCACGCATGCGCGGCATCGGTCCAATATGCCTCCGCCGGAGCATGCCTCGCAGGAGTCGATGCGGCCTGAAGTCTCGCTGCCAGACCGAGTCACGCAGGCGCATCCGCCGGAGCTTCTCGCATTGGCGCAGACGCGGTCCGAGACCCAGTCGGCCCGGTCTTTGGAGGAGCTGAAGCGGTCCGAGGCGGCGCCTCCAGAGCGCATCACCCTGGCGCAGGCGCTGTCGCTGCTGGATGAGCGCAGCCCCTGGGCCGCGGCGGAGCGCTCGCGCATCGACGTGGTGGCAGCGGACCGGGTGGAGGCGGGCATCCTGCCCAATCCGTCGTTCAGCTACGGCACGCAACTCCTGGCTGCGGGCGTGAATACCGGCTCGTCGGTGGTGCACGAGCTGTCACTGGAGCAGCCCCTGCTTATCTTCGGGCAGCGCGGCGTGCGTCGCGAGCTGGCGGAGCGCAATGTGTCCGCTGAGCAGGCGCGGGTGAACGCCTCTCTGGCGGAGCGAGCGCTGGCCGTGCGCGAGGCCTTCGCGGCGCTGCTGACGAACCAGGAAGAGCTGCGCGTGCTGGAGGAGACGGCGGTGGACCTGGGCCGCGTGGAGAAGGTGGTGAAGGGGCGCGCCGCGGCGGGTGACTCCAGCCGGTACGACGTGGAGCGCATCGAGGTGGAGAGCCGAGCCCTGGAAGTGGAGGTGCTGAACGCGCGTGCCAGCGTGGACGACGCCTCCGGCCGGTTGGCCGCGCTGCTCGGCATCGAAGGGTGGCACCCGAGGGCGCAGGGCTCGTTGCGCACCACCGAGTCCCTGCCCGACCTGCCGCTTCTGTGGGAGTCCGCCCAGCAGCGTCGGCCGTCGCTCGTGGCGGCGCGGGCACGGCAGGCGGTGGCGCGCGGTGGCCTGGACGTGGCCCGCCGGGACCGGCTGCCGGTGCCGGCGGTGGCGGCGGGTGTCATGCTCACGCGGAACGAGAAGAGCACCATCGCCATGGTAGGTGTGGGCCTGCCGCTGCCCCTCTTCGACCGGAACCAGGGCTCCATCGCTCGGGCGTCCGCGGAGATTCAGGCCGAGGCGCGCGCACTGGAAGCGGAGCTGGCCGAGGCCCGCGCGGAGCTGTCCCGGGCACACGCGGTCCTGGAGGGACGCAAGGGCGCGCTGGCGCGTCTGGAGCACGACGTGGTGGAGCGCCTGCCCACGGTGCGCCGGATGGCCGAGGACGCCTACCGCGAGGGCCGCGGCAACATCCTGGAGTTGCTGGACGCGTTCCGCTCGCTCAAGGACATGCGGGTGCTTCACCTGAAGCAGCAGGAGACGGTGAAGGTCGCGGAGGCCTCGGTGCTCTTCGCGGCGGGGTTGGACACGGCGCCCTGA